In a genomic window of Zingiber officinale cultivar Zhangliang chromosome 9B, Zo_v1.1, whole genome shotgun sequence:
- the LOC122024067 gene encoding stomatal closure-related actin-binding protein 1-like, which produces MTRVAGEFGDPKQKEAMKMVSSDVNFVFSQAYDIGDNSITLEQESTEMPSLKEIVAKETSELLEQKKRLSVRDLTKRFEQGLSEASKLSNEAKWREVASLDRHVLLKKLRDVLDSLRGRVAGRNKDDADEAISMVEVLAVQLTQREGELIQEKAELKRLATFLRQTTEDAKRAVEEERALAHAEIENALDAVQRVEKAFQDQKLITSSSNKHLHELEELRKEVQEARRIKMLHQPSRVMDMEHELQALRAQLTEKSMNCIQLKRELAKVKRVEENISDTYQLEGSESLGSCLCIVPQVDSAPSISNYHIQWYRMLPGGNKELIFGATKPVYAPEPYDVGRLLQAEIILDDQKMTVTTTGPIDPAAGLGDHVENLLRKPDTEFNVVIMQMNGRDYHTKSAHVFHVGKMKIKLRKGKSTMAKESYSSSMLLCGVRGGGNAAARSLLWQVRKGLTFTLAFEFERERNAAIMLARRFAFDCNIVLAGPDDRSSRGT; this is translated from the exons ATGACGAGGGTTGCTGGTGAATTTGGGGATCCAAAGCAGAAGGAAGCTATGAAAATGGTTTCATCCGATGTGAATTTTGTTTTTAGCCAAGCCTACGACATTGGAGACAACAGCATTACTCTAGAGCAGGAAAGTACTGAAATGCCTTCTCTGAAGGAGATTGTTGCAAAGGAGACGTCAGAATTGCTGGAGCAGAAAAAACGACTCTCAGTGAGGGACCTCACCAAAAGATTTGAACAGGGGTTGTCCGAAGCTTCTAAGTTGTCAAATGAG GCAAAATGGAGAGAAGTGGCTTCATTGGATAGGCATGTTCTTCTAAAGAAACTTAGGGATGTTTTGGATTCACTTAGAGGCCGTGTGGCAGGTCGaaacaaggatgatgctgatgaagCCATCTCAATG GTGGAAGTTCTGGCTGTACAGTTGACTCAAAGAGAAGGGGAGTTGATTCAAGAGAAAGCTGAATTGAAAAGGCTAGCTACCTTCCTTAGGCAG aCCACAGAAGATGCCAAACGAGCGGTTGAAGAAGAAAGGGCTCTAGCTCATGCTGAAATTGAAAATGCCCTAGATGCAGTGCAGAGGGTTGAAAAGGCCTTTCAGGATCAGAAATTGATCACCAGTAGTTCAAACAAGCACCTTCAT GAGTTGGAAGAGTTGAGGAAGGAAGTACAAGAGGCTAGACGAATCAAAATGTTGCATCAACCGAGCAGA GTTATGGACATGGAGCACGAGCTTCAAGCTTTAAGGGCCCAACTCACAGAGAAGTCTATGAACTGTATTCAGCTAAAAAGAGAg TTGGCAAAGGTTAAAAGGGTTGAAGAGAACATATCAGACACGTATCAGCTAGAAGGTTCAGAAAGTTTGGGATCATGCCTATGTATTGTACCTCAAGTAGATTCTGCTCCGAGTATCTCAAATTACCATATTCAGTGGTACCGTATGTTACCAGGAGGAAACAAGGAATTAATCTTTG GAGCAACCAAACCAGTGTATGCACCAGAGCCTTATGATGTTGGGAGATTGTTGCAAGCAGAGATTATTTTGGATGACCAGAAGATGACAGTGACAACAACTGGTCCCATAGATCCTG CTGCAGGTCTGGGGGATCATGTGGAGAATCTTTTAAGAAAGCCTGACACAGAATTTAAT GTAGTTATCATGCAAATGAACGGACGTGATTATCACACAAAATCTGCTCATGTGTTTCATGTGGGGAAGATGAAAATTAAACTCCGTAAAGGAAAGTCCACCATGGCTAAAGAATCATATTCTTCTTCAATGCTG CTCTGTGGCGTTAGAGGTGGAGGTAATGCTGCTGCTCGATCACTTCTCTGGCAAGTTCGAAAAGGACTTACTTTCACATTAGCATTTGAATTTGAGAGAGAAAGGAATGCTGCCATCATGCTTGCCCGAAGATTTGCGTTTGACTGCAAT ATCGTGCTTGCTGGACCAGACGATAGGTCTTCGCGAGGAACATGA